The segment aatagagggtgacatggtcagggtgatatTGTCatgtctgtaactgtgtctgtacctggagggggcactagtgggtcagtggtggtgcggtggaggaaacgaggaggctgtagaagattcctgcgcatgtgcgcaatgatatttatttagcacacagaggtatgaacagtcactgaagcacaatatcAATACCGATGGTTTGATTGaagaagctgacagaggtataacaacagtcacaggtgatgatctgtaaaccagtgaaattaataacagtgatgactGGCCTTGAAGCTGATGGCAAACATAGATGGTCGATGTGAaagtcgatggtaacaggatccaatatgcagacgatagtaatgcagctgataacagtgaacacaggcaataaaAACCccggagattggtctggaaaccaacagcaatagattcacacagtctgtatatatgcacaagtccacaaagccaagcaagaccaaagcaggagacagtttgtaaattgtaaactggttgttttaagtgccagatggaatagcacagtgctgaacacagataaacaacacacaggggagaatggtaagtagcacctggagagagtctcttactgcatgcagaggtggaagctgactgtggaaagagttgtagcagagcaggatggctggaacctatagttccacggagacactggggcaaggaaatcactggagacaggtgacgctgtacactggatgtgacgcattgttcaaggcaatgagactgagccgatgttctggatctataccccctggtcagcaggcattggatgcttgaatcatgtgtgcagacacagcacaGGATTGGGTGTTTGTAGGTCAGCTAAccacaagtgtcatggcggcgcccatgctgcccagatggtaacatagtaacatagtatctgaggttgaaaaaagacaattgtccatcgagttcaacctatttgtggtctcctatgcatgatgatttgactaaaatttctgactgatgctgctgtcagccgttgcattttatccctatttatagtaactataatgcatgactatgcaccatacccctggatatccttatccattaggaatttatctaacccattcttaaaggtgttgacagattccgccattacaactccctcgggcagggaattccaaacacgtattgtccttaccgtgaaaaagcctttacgccgtattgtgcggaatctcctctcctctaacctgagcgagtgtccacgagtcctctgtgttgatctaaccaaaaacaggtcccgcgcaagctctgtgtattgtccccttatatatttgtagatgttgatcatatcccctcttagtctagatggacttcaggggtacacaatgacaatgggcacctgTCCgtggacagagcattcatgcagccgcagactggggacgtgacctccggaggcctgcacaccagcgtgctGGTATATGAGATGCCActaaacgccgattcctgacatacatggagatagtgggtgaatgaggtagtgggtgacagagtaCAGCCAGCCTCCTCAACATCCCCCCCACCCCTGTCACAGGGTGCGTCTCAgcagcacagacagcctccctCACCCCCATAAGCCACAAGGGATGCCTCCAACGACACAAGTAGttttccccctcctctccccctgcTGTCGCAGAGGATGACCTTCAGCCTCCTCTCCCCCTTATCTCCCATCACAGTGGACATCCCAGCGGCATAGACAGCTTCCTCTCCTTCCCCCTCCCATCACAGGGGATGAATCCGAGCGGCACAGGCACATTTAGCCTCCTTCCTCGCTCACCTCTACGGGCTCAGCAGGTCCACCGTCTGCTTCCACTGCACGTTGCGCGAGGAAAGTGTGCATCACCAGGCCAGCCCCGCTCTCATCAAAGCCCAATTTAAACTACCTTGGAGGAGCTACGTGCTgatgctgcagctccccctagctGCCTGCTGCTAGCCCAGCTATCTCGGTGTATGTGAGGATGCAGCTGTCGCATCATCGGCACAGCTCCTCTGTCTTCtcacaaaaatatatttaataaaaaaccCGGAAAGCTTCAGCATTAGATCGGCGGCAGGGGGGTTTATAGgtactcagccccccccccccccttcccctgcgtgcgctagtgtatttacctacagccatggccaaaagtttcaagaatgacacaaatattggttttcactaagtttgctgcttcagtgtttttagacctttttgtcagatgttactatgtatACTATACTatgtaaaattacaagcatttcatgtgtccaaggcttttattgacaattacattaagacctctgcaattcgccctggcatgctgtcaatcaacttctggaccacatactgactgatggccacCCATTCCTCCCTAATCAATGATTGGAGTTTGttagaatttgtgggtttttgtttgtccacccgcctcttgAGGTTTGACAACaaattctcaatgggattaagatCACTTTAGTTATCACTTTTACCTTATGGCAAGGTACATAATCATGCTGGAAAATGCATTGTTTGTCACCacactgttcttggatggttgggagaagttgcagACTTTGTGAATATTTGTGTCATTCttaaaacttttggccatggctgtatatAGAAGCAGTCATTGGGAGTGGGCAATTTTATGCCACTATAGATGCTGTAGTACAGTTGTAGAGAAGACAGCGGGAGGTGGATACATTAAAAGTCGAATTAGACATCACAGAAATCATATCAGAGTCAGCTGCCGGCAACCTTGATTGTTTTCACCATTTACACTAACTAAACCTCTTTCTGTTTTTTTGGTCTAAAAAGTCACGGAATGAATGGACATCGTTTCATGTTTCAGTATTATCTTTATTCATAGAACAAAGTTTAGATTAAAAAATAAATTACAACTAAATGCATCTTAACAACTATAGCATTTTATTAAGTTACACCATATTAACATTTACATTTAGGGGTGAACTTAACATAATCATACAGGTCCCATAATCTGGAAACCTATTAAATAACCAGGTATAATGCCTATAGTAACTGACTACAGGACACCTACTGGAGGTGATTTATAACATCTGCAAAGTTCTGTAGATCTGTGGTAATAATTGTCAATCCTATTTATTGGTTTTGTCTTTTATTCCTTATAGAGGTAAACAGGACTCCTGCTATAAGGCCTGCTGCAATAAATACACCAGCTCCAACTCCAGCTGCCACAAAAGCTTGATCCACCTGTGAAAAGTAGAGGAAAAGGGTAGTTTTTCAGATGAATCTCTCAGccagcaagtagaaaaaaattcttagtggtactgtgtgcgcgcgtgccaaaaaatggatGCTGCCATTGAAAATGAAGATACACATATAAccgcaatagtgcagtgccagatacacatatgcctccaatagagccagatacacatatgcccccaatagtgcagtgccagatatacatatgccccaatagtgccagatacacatatgcccccacattgccagatacacatatgcccccacattgccagatacacatatgcccccacagtgccagatacaaatatgctcccaccatgccagatacacatatgcccctgcggtgtcagaaatgcccccacagtgccagatatgccctcgctgtgccaggtacaaatatgtccccacagtgccagatacacatatgcacctatggtgccagatatacccccacagtgccagatacaaatatgccctcacagtgccagatacatatatggccccacagtgccagataaaaatatggccccacagtgccagatacacatatgcaaccacagtgccagatacaccattgcccccgcagtgccagatatgcccccacagtgctaaatatgcacccacagtgccagatacacatatgccccacagtgccagagatgtccctacagtgccagatacacatacgccccccacagtgctagatacacatatgcccccacagtgcaagatatacatatgatcccccaatagttccagatacacatatgcccccagcagtgcaactcaccgctgctgctgctgcctggggctggctctGCTGTCAATGTGtcagaggagaggagagcgcagtatGCCTGATCTTGCTGATGATCTTCAGTATGCTTGATCATCCTGCAGGCTATCACACATCAGCTATATGTTCAGTATGCCTGATCTTGTTGATGTCTGCATCTCGCAGGCTATCACACGTCCCCTAGATGTTCAGTATGCCTGACCTTGCTGATGGCTGCATCCTGCAGGCTATCGCACGTCCCCTAGATGTTCAGTATGCCTGATCTTGCCGATGTCTGCATCCTGCACGCTATCACACGTCCCCTATAtgttcagtgggcctaattcagacctgatcgcaacagcaaaaaaattctctaatgggtaaaaacatgtgcagtgcaggtgggacaggtctgaattaggcatagTATGCCTGATCTTGTTGATGTCTGCATCTCGCACGCTATCACACGTCCCCTAAATGTTCAGTATGCCTGATCTTGCCGATGTCTGCATCCTGCAGGGTATCACATGTCCGCTATATGTTCAATACGCCTGATCTTGCCGATGTCTGCATCCTGCAGGGTATCACACGTCCCCTATATGTTCAGTATGCCTGATCTTGAGTTTCCTGGCCTTTTTTTGCATTTTCAAAATTATTCTGCCTTTGAAGTTTGTTGCGATGTAACAGGCGAAAAGCGATTATACATGGAATAAAGTGAGAGAAAGCTCTATTCTATACCAAACTTATACATTACTTTGTGATTCATACAATACCTGTTGGGAAGACCTGTTGCCATATCTCAGTTCTGTCGCAAAGTGCTCACAGTTGGCACTAGTGACACTATAGTCCAGCTGCTCCCCCACCTGCTCCAGTGCAGCTTTCACTACTTTTCCTGGTGGGTACGGGCTGCGCTTCTTGTCGTACTTGTTATTCACTCTGTAGATGCAGCCGGCAGCAACTGTATCAATATGATCTTTTCTGACCACAGCTTTTTCTCCAAATGCCGAGGATATGCTGATCCAACCATCTTGGTCTAATGGCAGAACGATAAAATCACGTGTTAGTGGCAGGCCTCATAAAAAGGGAATATCATAGAACATTTCAACAATTCATGTTCAAGAAAATAGGCTATGGAGGTCCAGCACATTcattatgcattacactcactatagatatagggggtcattccgagttgttcgctcattgctgattttcgcaacggagcgattaaggcaaaaatgcgcatgcgcatggtacgcagtgcgcatgcggttagtattttagcacaaaacttagtagatttactcacgtccgaacaaagaattttcattgttgaagtgatcggagtgtgattgacaggaagtgggtgtttctgggcggaaactgactgttttgtgggagtgtgcggaaaaacgtaggcgtgccaggataaaacgcgggagtgtctggagaaacgggggagtggctggccaaacgcagggcgtgtttgtgacgtcaaaccaggaacgaaacggcctgagctgatcgcaatctgtgaataggtctggagctactcagaaactgctaagaaatttctattcgcaattctgctaatctttcgttcgcaattctgctaagctaagatacactcccagagggcggcggcctagcatgtgcaatgctgctaaaagcagctagcgagcgaacaactcggaatgacccccatagatagatagatagatagatagatagagatggagTTGTGTATCTTGTGTGTCTAGGACATACAAATATTGCTGAATGTTACATGCTACAAATCCTTAAACAAgttccaggggggtcattccgacccgcctgagacagaggcggtcgctgggtggaagggggctgaacggcggcgcttAGCTGGCATTTActaggcgcagtccggccaacgcaggcatggccggtccgttgtgggggggggggggcgtgccgctGTGGCgagcacacaactcccggccagccgcaggagctgcgctggccgggagttactccacaaatacaagagcattgccgctgtgcgatgcttttgtatttgtgcgggggggggggggggggcactgacatgcggagtggactagccctgtgctgggcgtccccctgcatgtctaagttcatgatcgtagctgtgctaaatttagcacagctacgatcaactcggaatgaccccccaaattacaAAAGCTTTTTGTTAAAGGCAAACTGCTGATACAAGATAAAGCTAATTTTTCCtttcatatgtactgtatataatgaaCCCATTGGAgacaataggggtaattcagacctgatcgctcgctagcggtttttgcagcgatgcgatcaggtcagaactgcgtaagaaatgcgcatgcatatgcaccacaatgcacaggcgatgggtttgtgcgaaggatccattcgcacgggcgatcgcaagaagattgacaggatgaagccatttgtggatggtaactgaccgttttctgggagtggttggaaatatgcaggtgtgtccaagcgtttgcagcagaggcagaactaccgccagtgcaaccagtgcgttgcactggggcccgcctctgtccaggggcccaaagcatgtaatgagtcaaactgactcattacatgccactgtgcgctgcgggcaaccgctgcccgcagcgcacagccgcccggagagaggagaggagcagcggtacgggggaaggaggaggagggaggtgaaggagggagccgaagcagcgctttactactggtggaggcgctgctgctgctgcccctctgcttcactataggctgtcttccgagaacagcctatagtgaagcagaggggcagcagcgcctccaccaataacacagcgctgctgcagctccctccttcacctccctcctcctcctctccagcccgggaatcgtccgaCGCTGCACCGaggtgcctgagccagcggagagggtaagtataattcttctttctatctgtctctttctttctttctttctttctttctttctttctttctttctttcttgggactgcctgccgctatgtgtaaaaatgggggactgcctgccgctatgtgtaaaaagggggaatctgcctgccgcaatgtgtaaaaatggggaatctgcctgccgcaatgtgtaaaaatgggagactgcctgccgcaatgtgtaaaaagggggaatctgcctgccgcaatgtgtaaaaatggggaatctgcctgccgcaatgtgtaaaaatgggggactgcctgccgcaatgtgtaaaaactagtgatgagcgggttcggtttctcggaaaccgaaccccccccgaacttcacccattttacacgggtccgaggcaggttcgaaccttcccgccttgcttggctaacccgagcgcgcccgaacgtcatcatcccgctgtcggattctcgcgagattcggattctatataagcagccgcgcatcgccgccattttcactcgtgcattggagatgatagggagaggacgtggctggcgtcctctccgtttattgttgaacttgattgctttattgcttaattgtggggaggactggggaacagctgttaggaggagtacagtgcagagttttgctgatcagtgaccaccagttttatccgttctctgcctgaaaaaaacgctccatatctgtgctcagtgtgctgcataatatatctgtgctcacactgcttaattgtggggactggctagcagctgtattatatagcaggagtacagtgcagagttttgctgacagtgaccaccagtatacgttgtctgcctgaaaaacactccatatctgtgctcagtgtgctgctttattgtggggactggggaccaccagtataattaatattatataggaggagtacagtgcagtgaccaccagtatactatatatagcagtacgatacggaaggccactgctgtgcctacctctgtgtcgtcattatgtatactatccatctacattctatacctgtggtgcattttagttttgcagtttgccgacacagtgaccaccagtatactatatatagcagtacgatacggaaggccactgctgtgcctacctctgtgtcatcattaagtatactatccatctacattctatacctgtggtgcattttagttttgcagtttgccgacacagtgaccaccagtatactatatatagcagtacgatacggaaggccactgctgtgcctacctctgtgtcgtcattaagtatactatccatctacattctatacctgtggtgcattttagatttgcagtttgccgacacagtgaccaccagtatactatatatagcagtacgatacggaaggccactgctgtgcctacctctgtgtcgtcattaagtatactatccatctacattctatacctgtggtgcattttagttttgcagtttgccgacacagtgaccaccagtatactatatatagcagtacgatacggaaggccactgctgtgcctacctctgtgtcgtcattaagtatactatccatctacattctatacctgtggtgcattttagttttgcagtttgccgacacagtgaccaccagtatactatatatagcagtacgatacggaaggccactgctgtgcctacctctgtgtcatcattaagtatactatccatctacattctatacctgtggtgcattttagttttgcagtttgccgacacagtgaccaccagtatactatatatagcagtacgatacggaagccaactgctgtgcctacctctgtgtcgtcattaagtatactatccatctacattctatacctgtggtgcattttagttttgcagtttgccgacacagtgaccaccagtatactatatatagcagtacgatacggaaggccactgctgtgcctacctctgtgtcgtcattaagtatactatccatctacattctatacctgtggtgcattttagttttgcagtttgccgacacagtgaccaccagtatactatatatagcagtacgatacggaaggccactgctgtgcctacctctgtgtcgtcattaagtatactatccatctacattctatacctgtggtgcattttagttttgcagtttgccgacacagtgaccaccagtatactatatatagaagtacgatacggaaggccactgctgtgcctacctctgtgtcgtcattaagtatactatccatctacattctatacctgtggtgcattttagtttttcagtttgccgacacagtgaccaccagtatactatatatagcagtacgatacggaaggccactgctgtgcctacctctgtgtcgtcattaagtatactatccatctacattctatacctgtggtgcattttagttttgcagtttgccgacacagtgaccaccagtatactatatatagcagtacgatacggaaggccactgctgtgcctacctctgtgtcgtcattaagtctactatccatctacattctatacctgtggtgcattttagttttgcagtttgccgacacagtgaccaccagtatactatatatagcagtacgatacggaaggccactgctgtgcctacctctgtgtcgtcattaagtatactatccatctacattctatacctgtggtgcatt is part of the Pseudophryne corroboree isolate aPseCor3 chromosome 11, aPseCor3.hap2, whole genome shotgun sequence genome and harbors:
- the LOC134969142 gene encoding phospholipase A and acyltransferase 3-like, which codes for MPLQGPSPIPGDLIEFFRPVYQHWGVYVGQGYVVHLTDQDGWISISSAFGEKAVVRKDHIDTVAAGCIYRVNNKYDKKRSPYPPGKVVKAALEQVGEQLDYSVTSANCEHFATELRYGNRSSQQVDQAFVAAGVGAGVFIAAGLIAGVLFTSIRNKRQNQ